One genomic region from Magallana gigas chromosome 3, xbMagGiga1.1, whole genome shotgun sequence encodes:
- the LOC105340010 gene encoding uncharacterized protein: MWTTVGNRSIMMKTTSFLSYIKRAHSTHNLPCAFFALTDQWPKASIPLFDSRSRNLGRVNTVRPLSLSTMYQSQAAVASVDFGEASDPSPQGIQGDDCVNFRLWMESCRRYGLPGCDEQANHIVSGRKTISQVFQEQDQIIRDISRNYSQVRKSSEPVDNETSRQGVQEGYGYCATVDSSDSCVQGVQGLDILHSLINVASPQGIQGDECVQFKLWLENCHRFGITGECEQQLNSIKSGRKTLAQIFQEQDTLIRQIVQEYKSGKSQDSS; encoded by the coding sequence ATGTGGACAACGGTCGGAAACAGGAGTATAATGATGAAAACAACTTCTTTCCTGTCATACATCAAACGTGCTCATTCCACACACAATTTACCGTGTGCCTTTTTCGCTTTGACTGACCAATGGCCGAAGGCCTCGATCCCGTTGTTTGACAGTAGGTCACGAAATCTAGGTCGCGTTAACACAGTTAGACCGCTGTCTTTATCGACTATGTATCAGAGTCAAGCAGCCGTGGCTTCCGTGGACTTCGGGGAGGCAAGTGACCCCTCCCCCCAGGGCATTCAGGGGGACGATTGTGTCAACTTCCGCCTGTGGATGGAGAGTTGTCGGCGATATGGTTTGCCAGGCTGTGACGAACAAGCGAACCACATCGTGTCCGGCCGAAAAACCATCTCCCAAGTGTTTCAGGAACAAGATCAGATCATCAGAGACATTTCCAGAAACTATTCACAGGTGAGGAAGTCTAGCGAACCTGTTGACAATGAGACGTCCCGTCAGGGGGTCCAGGAGGGGTACGGCTACTGCGCCACGGTGGACTCCTCGGACAGCTGTGTGCAGGGAGTCCAGGGTCTGGACATTCTTCACAGTCTAATCAATGTGGCGTCTCCCCAGGGAATACAGGGGGACGAGTGTGTTCAGTTCAAACTCTGGCTGGAGAATTGTCACCGGTTCGGGATCACAGGGGAGTGTGAGCAACAGCTGAACAGCATCAAGTCCGGCCGGAAAACGCTCGCTCAGATATTCCAGGAACAAGATACACTTATCCGACAAATAGTCCAGGAGTACAAGTCCGGGAAATCCCAAGATTCCAGTTGA